One Verrucomicrobiia bacterium DNA window includes the following coding sequences:
- the recQ gene encoding DNA helicase RecQ → MQSATQDLLPLLKQFFGFASFRPFQEEIIRDALEGKDVFALLPTGGGKSLCFQLAAMARGGLTVVVSPLIALMKDQVDGLQASGVPATFLNSSLASGEARERLRALRQGEYRLLYVAPERLMLSGFLSDLQRLQVNLLAIDEAHCISEWGHDFRPEYRQLATLRELFPSAPLMALTATATERVRGDIIGQLKLRQPQCYVASFNRPNLTYRVFAKLKPYAQLLEFVRRRPRESGIVYCQARKTTESLAERLNEDGVLAKAYHAGLTAGERTQNQELFLRDEARIICATIAFGMGINKPNVRFVIHYDLPKNLEGYYQETGRAGRDGLPSECVLLFSAGDVMKQRNFLDEKPPHERQIARQQLEQMVHYAESAICRRREMLEYFSEAYPEENCAACDNCLSPRDTYNGTVVAQKFLSCIYRIRQQSGFDFGLNQVAEVLTGADTEGVRKWNHQQVSTYGIGNEHTRPEWKAIGRELIRLGLVQQAADKFSVLSLTPAGLALLKQRQTVTLTKPVTAPEPQTHRVGEIACDEVLFERLRKLRKQLADQRAVPPYIVFSDVALRLMARDYPSNAVEFTRISGVGEKKLREFGQVFLAEIAAHLRTCPRQIFADSFAPGASIPARARLSDTARESLRRFQAGESPEQIASHRSLAAGTIYGHLADAMMAGEQIDVNIFLTASEQDEIRAVLQRVGSVNLGPVFQALGGRYDYGRLKLMRAAMARAPVSKGI, encoded by the coding sequence GTGCAATCCGCCACGCAGGACTTGTTGCCGCTGCTGAAGCAATTCTTCGGCTTTGCAAGTTTTCGTCCTTTTCAAGAAGAGATCATCCGCGACGCGCTGGAAGGCAAAGACGTGTTCGCCCTGCTGCCGACCGGCGGGGGCAAATCGCTTTGCTTCCAGTTGGCGGCGATGGCGCGAGGGGGTCTGACGGTGGTGGTGTCGCCGCTGATAGCCCTGATGAAAGACCAGGTGGATGGGCTCCAGGCGAGCGGCGTGCCGGCGACCTTTCTCAATTCCTCTTTGGCAAGCGGCGAGGCGCGCGAGCGGTTGCGCGCGTTGCGCCAGGGAGAATATCGGTTGCTGTATGTCGCGCCGGAGCGGCTGATGCTTTCGGGTTTTTTATCCGATTTGCAGCGGCTTCAGGTCAATCTGCTGGCTATTGATGAGGCCCATTGTATCAGCGAGTGGGGACATGACTTCAGACCCGAGTACCGCCAACTGGCCACGTTGCGCGAGTTGTTCCCTTCGGCCCCGTTGATGGCCTTGACGGCGACGGCGACTGAACGGGTGCGCGGGGACATCATCGGACAGCTTAAGCTGCGCCAGCCGCAGTGTTATGTGGCCAGCTTTAACAGACCCAATCTGACCTACCGCGTTTTTGCCAAGCTCAAGCCTTACGCGCAGTTGCTCGAATTCGTTCGCAGACGGCCGCGCGAAAGCGGCATCGTTTATTGCCAGGCGCGCAAAACCACCGAGAGCCTGGCCGAACGGCTGAATGAGGACGGGGTCCTGGCGAAGGCCTATCACGCGGGCCTGACTGCCGGTGAACGCACCCAAAACCAGGAGCTGTTCCTGCGGGACGAGGCGCGGATCATTTGCGCGACGATTGCCTTTGGGATGGGCATCAATAAACCGAACGTGCGTTTCGTTATCCATTACGACCTTCCCAAGAACCTTGAGGGTTATTACCAGGAAACGGGCCGGGCAGGCCGGGACGGGTTGCCGAGCGAGTGCGTGTTGCTCTTTAGCGCCGGGGATGTGATGAAACAACGCAACTTCCTCGATGAGAAACCGCCCCATGAACGGCAGATCGCCCGCCAACAGCTTGAACAAATGGTCCATTATGCCGAAAGCGCTATCTGCCGCCGGCGGGAGATGCTCGAGTATTTCAGCGAGGCGTACCCAGAGGAAAACTGCGCCGCTTGCGATAATTGCCTGAGCCCGCGCGATACCTACAACGGGACGGTAGTTGCCCAAAAGTTTCTTTCCTGCATTTATCGCATCCGCCAGCAGAGCGGGTTTGATTTTGGCCTTAACCAGGTGGCCGAGGTCCTGACCGGGGCCGATACGGAAGGTGTCCGCAAATGGAACCATCAGCAGGTTTCGACTTACGGCATCGGCAACGAGCACACCCGTCCCGAATGGAAGGCGATTGGACGGGAGTTGATCCGGCTGGGCCTGGTGCAGCAGGCCGCCGACAAATTCAGCGTGCTATCGCTCACGCCTGCGGGCTTGGCCCTGCTCAAGCAGCGTCAAACGGTGACGCTCACCAAGCCCGTTACCGCTCCCGAGCCACAGACCCATCGGGTCGGAGAGATTGCGTGCGACGAGGTGCTATTCGAGCGCCTGCGCAAGCTGCGCAAGCAACTGGCCGACCAGCGCGCCGTGCCGCCTTACATAGTTTTTTCCGACGTGGCGCTGCGGCTCATGGCCCGGGACTATCCTTCCAATGCCGTGGAATTTACGCGCATCAGCGGCGTCGGGGAAAAGAAGCTGCGTGAATTTGGCCAGGTTTTCCTGGCCGAGATAGCCGCTCACTTACGGACCTGCCCACGGCAGATTTTTGCGGACTCCTTTGCGCCTGGCGCAAGCATCCCTGCTCGCGCGCGCCTGAGTGATACCGCCCGGGAAAGTCTGCGTCGATTTCAGGCTGGAGAAAGCCCGGAGCAGATCGCCTCGCATCGGAGCCTGGCGGCCGGGACGATTTATGGGCATCTGGCAGACGCTATGATGGCCGGGGAGCAAATCGATGTGAACATCTTTCTGACCGCCAGCGAACAGGACGAGATACGAGCTGTGCTCCAGCGGGTGGGTTCAGTGAATCTCGGGCCGGTCTTCCAGGCGCTGGGTGGCCGCTATGATTATGGCCGGCTCAAGCTCATGCGGGCTGCCATGGCCCGCGCGCCCGTCTCAAAAGGCATTTGA
- the icd gene encoding NADP-dependent isocitrate dehydrogenase, with protein MAYKDITPPQGSRISIKNGRLTVPDNPILPFIRGDGTGPDIWAASQRVFDAAVQKAFSGQRKIAWFEVFAGGTAKEKFDNWLPDDTIEAFKEFLVGIKGPLTTPVGGGIRSLNVALRQMLDLYVCLRPVQYFRGVPSPVKRPEKVDMIIFRENTEDIYAGIDYQAGSSEARKLLEFMERELPAALKKIRFSKEAADQIGIGIKPVSKPGTERLIRAAIEYAVRQKRKSVTLVHKGNIMKFTEGAFRDWGYELAKREFGAVELDGGPWCKTPEGVVIKDSIADITLQQVLTRPEDFDVIATLNLNGDYLSDALAAQVGGIGIAPGGNINYITGHAIFEATHGTAPKYANQDKVNPGSVVLSGEMMFRYLGWAEAADLILKGLNGAIGSKRVTYDFARQMEGATEIKCSEFGDNIIQHM; from the coding sequence ATGGCCTACAAAGACATCACTCCGCCCCAAGGCAGCCGGATTTCCATTAAAAATGGCAGGCTTACCGTTCCCGATAATCCGATTCTGCCGTTTATCCGCGGCGACGGCACCGGGCCCGATATTTGGGCCGCCAGCCAGCGGGTGTTTGACGCCGCCGTCCAGAAGGCCTTTAGCGGCCAGCGCAAGATCGCCTGGTTCGAAGTCTTTGCCGGCGGGACTGCCAAGGAGAAATTTGATAACTGGCTGCCGGATGACACGATTGAAGCTTTCAAAGAATTCCTTGTCGGCATCAAAGGACCGCTGACCACGCCGGTCGGCGGCGGGATTCGCTCGCTGAATGTGGCCTTGCGCCAGATGCTCGACCTGTATGTCTGTCTGCGCCCAGTCCAGTACTTCCGTGGCGTTCCGTCGCCGGTAAAACGTCCGGAAAAGGTTGATATGATCATCTTTCGCGAGAACACGGAGGACATCTATGCCGGAATCGACTACCAGGCCGGCAGCAGCGAGGCCAGGAAGCTCCTCGAATTCATGGAGCGTGAATTGCCTGCCGCCCTCAAAAAAATTCGGTTCAGCAAAGAGGCAGCCGACCAGATCGGCATCGGGATCAAACCGGTCAGCAAGCCCGGGACCGAGCGCCTGATACGAGCCGCCATCGAATATGCTGTCCGCCAAAAACGCAAGAGCGTCACCCTGGTCCATAAAGGCAATATCATGAAGTTCACCGAAGGTGCGTTTCGGGATTGGGGTTACGAGCTGGCCAAACGCGAGTTTGGGGCCGTGGAACTGGATGGCGGTCCCTGGTGCAAAACACCCGAGGGTGTGGTCATTAAGGATTCCATCGCGGACATAACGCTCCAGCAAGTCCTGACCCGCCCGGAGGATTTTGACGTCATTGCCACTCTGAACCTCAATGGCGATTACCTCAGCGATGCCCTGGCCGCGCAAGTCGGGGGCATCGGCATCGCCCCGGGCGGCAATATCAATTATATCACGGGTCACGCCATCTTTGAGGCCACTCACGGCACCGCCCCGAAATACGCCAACCAGGATAAAGTCAATCCCGGCAGCGTGGTGCTCAGTGGCGAGATGATGTTTCGCTACCTGGGTTGGGCGGAGGCCGCCGATTTGATCCTCAAGGGACTCAATGGGGCGATTGGTTCCAAGCGCGTGACGTATGATTTTGCGCGGCAGATGGAGGGGGCGACCGAAATCAAATGCTCTGAATTCGGGGATAATATTATCCAACACATGTAA
- a CDS encoding acetolactate synthase yields MPLETTQGRRPDAIVQFSVFTPNRLGRLHDLIGLFAAHNVHVLALTVLDTTDSAIIRVVVDDPEQARELLFREGFPFSESKLVAVEADSTDLRRLMSALLQAELNINYLYTFIPHPQGKSIIGLSVEDNEMAEQTLRRNQFRTLRQTDISR; encoded by the coding sequence ATGCCGCTCGAGACAACACAGGGCAGGCGGCCCGACGCCATTGTCCAATTCTCGGTTTTTACCCCAAACCGCTTGGGGCGTCTTCATGATTTGATCGGCCTTTTCGCAGCCCACAACGTCCACGTCCTGGCGCTGACCGTGCTGGACACCACCGATAGCGCCATTATCCGGGTGGTGGTGGACGATCCGGAACAGGCCCGGGAGCTGCTCTTTCGAGAGGGTTTTCCATTTTCAGAAAGCAAGCTGGTGGCGGTCGAAGCCGACAGCACGGACCTGCGCCGGCTGATGTCCGCGTTGTTGCAGGCGGAATTGAACATTAATTATCTCTATACCTTCATTCCCCACCCGCAGGGCAAATCCATCATCGGCCTGAGCGTTGAGGATAATGAAATGGCCGAGCAGACCCTCCGCCGCAACCAGTTCCGCACGCTGCGCCAGACCGATATCTCCCGCTGA
- a CDS encoding type II secretion system F family protein, whose protein sequence is MPQFSYKARRRSGEVVEGMMEVADRSAALIQIERLGLFPVAVDAAKGAALAIPDRPGRQKTDWRALLPPALRTALTQKRKPKLQELATFTQQLANLLHSGMPLTVALNSMTHLETRGIPADVSRELRQDVMEGRSLSDAMAKQPRIFSDLYINMVRAGESSGALVEVLRRMADHFERFAQVQAKFTSALIYPAFVTVIGVGIMFFFMTYMLPKFMTIFQGINVPLPVITQMLISISHLFSAYWWLMLIVIAAVVILFKRFQATTEGRRKLDQWKMKAPVFGKVVKLNIFGQFARTLSTLLENGVPVLTALKITEQIIPNSVVKEAIAKTREEVTDGKTIAQPLARSKIFPQLMVDLVKIGEDTGDVPGALKNVADTYENELNIALRVMTNMIEPVMIIVMAAGVGFLLLAVLSAMFAITANIAR, encoded by the coding sequence ATGCCACAGTTTTCCTACAAAGCGCGCCGCCGTTCCGGCGAGGTGGTCGAAGGCATGATGGAGGTCGCCGACCGCTCGGCGGCTTTGATCCAAATCGAACGCCTCGGCTTGTTTCCTGTTGCTGTGGATGCGGCTAAAGGGGCTGCTCTAGCAATACCCGACCGGCCAGGCCGGCAGAAAACCGATTGGCGCGCTCTGCTGCCTCCGGCCTTGCGCACCGCTCTGACGCAGAAACGCAAACCCAAGCTGCAGGAATTAGCCACTTTCACCCAGCAATTAGCCAACCTGCTGCACTCAGGCATGCCGCTGACGGTTGCCCTCAACAGCATGACACATCTGGAGACCCGCGGTATTCCGGCTGATGTGAGCCGCGAATTGCGCCAGGACGTCATGGAGGGGCGCAGTTTGTCCGATGCAATGGCCAAGCAGCCGCGCATTTTCTCCGACCTTTACATAAACATGGTGCGCGCCGGTGAATCCAGCGGCGCCCTGGTCGAGGTCCTGCGCCGCATGGCCGACCATTTCGAGCGCTTTGCCCAAGTCCAGGCCAAGTTTACATCCGCCCTGATTTACCCGGCCTTTGTCACCGTTATCGGTGTTGGCATCATGTTCTTTTTCATGACTTACATGCTGCCCAAGTTCATGACCATTTTTCAGGGAATTAACGTGCCGTTGCCCGTGATAACCCAGATGCTCATCAGCATCAGCCATTTGTTCTCCGCTTATTGGTGGCTCATGCTGATTGTCATCGCGGCGGTGGTGATTCTGTTTAAGCGATTCCAGGCCACCACCGAGGGCCGGCGCAAGCTCGATCAATGGAAGATGAAGGCCCCCGTGTTTGGGAAGGTGGTCAAGCTGAACATCTTCGGCCAGTTCGCGCGGACGCTCTCGACCTTGCTGGAGAACGGCGTGCCGGTGCTCACCGCGCTCAAGATTACCGAGCAGATCATCCCCAATTCAGTCGTCAAAGAGGCTATTGCCAAAACGCGCGAGGAGGTCACCGATGGAAAGACAATCGCCCAGCCTCTGGCGCGCAGCAAAATCTTTCCCCAATTGATGGTCGATTTGGTGAAGATTGGGGAGGACACCGGGGATGTGCCCGGCGCGTTGAAGAATGTGGCTGATACGTATGAGAATGAACTCAATATCGCCCTGCGGGTGATGACCAACATGATCGAGCCGGTGATGATCATTGTCATGGCCGCGGGCGTTGGGTTCCTGCTCCTGGCCGTCCTCTCGGCGATGTTTGCCATCACCGCTAATATTGCGAGGTAG
- a CDS encoding type II secretion system protein, whose amino-acid sequence MRRLLKLQRSCDRLPAQDSKRSALEGRGAFTLIEIMVVIGIMGILLALGVPLVYNVRHRAPMVQALRDVQEVLSNARARSILQGREVDVLFFPKERRLEVAAAVGMTNAAPVVDGADNPVAVNAAPVASGSGLSAQISDRVAIDMLDINLTEYKDAERARVRFNPNGTCDEMTLILRSEKNEQEGISLEITTGLASVLNQEDLQNLRSGKL is encoded by the coding sequence ATGAGGCGATTGCTCAAGCTCCAAAGGTCTTGCGACCGGCTGCCGGCCCAGGATTCGAAACGGAGCGCGTTGGAAGGGCGCGGTGCGTTCACGCTCATCGAAATCATGGTGGTCATCGGCATCATGGGCATCCTGCTTGCCTTGGGTGTGCCGCTCGTTTACAACGTCCGCCATCGCGCACCCATGGTCCAGGCGCTGCGCGACGTGCAGGAGGTCCTGAGCAACGCGCGAGCACGGTCCATTTTGCAGGGACGGGAAGTCGATGTGCTTTTTTTCCCCAAGGAGCGGCGTCTGGAGGTGGCTGCCGCCGTGGGAATGACCAACGCCGCGCCTGTGGTCGATGGGGCGGACAACCCGGTAGCCGTCAACGCTGCTCCGGTAGCCTCCGGTTCCGGCTTGTCGGCTCAGATTTCTGACCGGGTGGCGATTGACATGCTGGATATAAACCTGACTGAGTACAAGGACGCCGAACGGGCGCGAGTGCGGTTCAATCCCAACGGCACGTGTGATGAGATGACCCTCATCCTGCGCTCAGAGAAGAACGAGCAGGAAGGCATCAGCCTTGAGATTACCACCGGTCTGGCCTCGGTTCTCAATCAGGAGGACCTACAGAATCTGCGCTCGGGAAAGTTATGA
- a CDS encoding prepilin-type N-terminal cleavage/methylation domain-containing protein yields the protein MILALFSRPAARGQTTCGAGAPSKSRRGAGFTLVEILIAMGILSMVLAAIYSTWTSILRATKVGLDAAAAVQRARMAARTLEESLGSAQSFALNQDLYGFVAQNGSDASLSFVARLSQSFPRSGKFGAFDVRRVTFSLQQGADNSSELVLRQNPLLMDPDIDEKEHPIVLARHVKEFKTEFWDPRLQDWTDEWPQTNQLPTMVRVSLQLADNAHTSIVGQEVTRVVSLPAVTVQPGWQMPMQPPGVPPGALQNANPNSNPQNTPPLQNPPVLR from the coding sequence ATGATTCTTGCGTTATTCAGCCGCCCCGCTGCCCGTGGCCAAACCACGTGCGGCGCCGGCGCCCCTTCCAAGTCCCGTCGAGGCGCTGGCTTTACGCTGGTTGAAATCCTGATTGCGATGGGCATTCTGAGCATGGTCCTGGCCGCCATTTACTCGACTTGGACGTCGATTTTACGAGCTACAAAGGTCGGCTTGGACGCTGCGGCAGCCGTTCAACGCGCGCGGATGGCCGCGCGAACCCTCGAAGAATCCCTTGGCTCAGCCCAATCCTTCGCGCTCAATCAGGACCTCTACGGATTCGTGGCACAAAATGGGAGTGACGCCTCGTTGAGCTTTGTCGCGCGCTTGTCCCAATCGTTTCCACGCAGTGGCAAGTTCGGCGCTTTTGATGTGCGGCGCGTGACCTTTTCACTCCAGCAAGGCGCCGATAACAGTTCCGAACTGGTTCTTCGGCAAAACCCGCTCCTGATGGACCCGGACATCGACGAAAAGGAACATCCGATTGTGCTGGCCAGGCACGTGAAGGAATTCAAAACCGAATTCTGGGACCCGCGCCTGCAGGATTGGACCGATGAGTGGCCCCAAACCAACCAGCTTCCGACCATGGTGCGGGTCTCTCTGCAACTGGCCGATAACGCCCATACCAGCATTGTGGGGCAGGAGGTCACGCGGGTCGTCAGCCTGCCCGCTGTGACGGTTCAACCGGGCTGGCAAATGCCCATGCAACCCCCGGGCGTGCCGCCCGGCGCCTTGCAAAACGCAAATCCAAATAGCAACCCGCAGAATACGCCGCCGTTGCAGAATCCGCCTGTGCTGCGATGA
- a CDS encoding general secretion pathway protein GspK has protein sequence MAHGSRQGIALIIVMISVFVLMVLAGGFAYSMRVETRLARNTSSETELEWMGRSTVEYTRWVLANSLLDPQRPWDSLDQPWATGHGFLGPSNAPIAQVQNPLPFRKGTATWKITDLESRININQANEPLLQQCLMGMGVDAGQMTPIVNSILDWIDRDDQPHVEGAESEYYQSLSPPYYAKNGPIDDLSELLLIKGVTPDLFWGPASTNHAPGIFLPRIDRSAAPNVPAGYPFGLVDIFTPLSTGRVNINTASEPVLQVLLNGDAMAAQRLMEVVRSNTGADGNAMPVGSPGFGVPDALVSAGLSRQAAMAASMYFVTRSSTFKVTVDAEINGYHRTFVAILGRMNQNDVKVLNFYWKD, from the coding sequence GTGGCCCATGGTTCTCGACAGGGCATCGCCCTCATCATCGTGATGATTTCGGTTTTCGTGTTGATGGTCCTCGCGGGCGGCTTTGCCTATTCGATGAGGGTCGAAACACGGCTCGCGCGCAACACCAGCAGCGAGACTGAATTGGAATGGATGGGGCGTTCCACAGTCGAATACACTCGCTGGGTTCTGGCTAATTCTCTGCTCGACCCCCAGAGGCCATGGGACTCTTTGGACCAACCCTGGGCTACGGGCCATGGGTTCCTGGGGCCGTCCAATGCCCCGATTGCCCAGGTCCAGAATCCGCTTCCGTTCAGGAAAGGAACGGCTACCTGGAAGATAACCGACCTCGAGAGCAGAATTAATATCAACCAGGCAAACGAGCCTCTGCTTCAGCAGTGCCTCATGGGCATGGGAGTGGACGCCGGCCAGATGACGCCCATCGTCAACTCGATTCTCGATTGGATTGACCGCGACGACCAGCCTCACGTCGAAGGCGCCGAGAGCGAGTACTACCAAAGCCTCAGCCCGCCTTATTACGCGAAAAACGGGCCTATCGACGACCTTTCCGAGTTGCTGCTTATCAAGGGCGTCACGCCCGATCTCTTCTGGGGGCCTGCCTCGACGAACCACGCTCCAGGAATTTTTTTGCCGCGGATTGACCGCTCAGCCGCTCCAAATGTGCCCGCCGGCTATCCTTTCGGCCTTGTCGATATCTTCACGCCCCTCTCGACGGGCAGAGTCAACATCAACACCGCCTCGGAACCCGTCCTCCAGGTTCTATTAAACGGGGATGCGATGGCCGCTCAACGTTTGATGGAGGTCGTACGTTCCAATACAGGCGCTGATGGCAACGCCATGCCCGTCGGCAGCCCCGGCTTCGGTGTTCCGGACGCCCTGGTCAGCGCCGGTTTGAGCCGGCAGGCCGCCATGGCCGCCAGCATGTACTTCGTCACCCGCAGTTCGACTTTTAAGGTGACAGTGGATGCGGAAATCAACGGCTACCACCGCACTTTCGTAGCTATCCTCGGCCGAATGAACCAGAACGATGTGAAGGTTTTGAACTTCTACTGGAAGGACTGA
- a CDS encoding nucleoside-diphosphate kinase yields MPQELAYVIITPYSLYKSRTGGILSRLITRTGLEMVGARMFAPSPELVKEYSDQTISANDPQDRQIQELIYRYILQNFSADPKSGRRRRVMMLLFQGEDAVRKTRSVVGNISADRRGGETIRDTYGDLIMDENGQVRYFEPAVLAAPTPDEAEAKLRIWARYSDKDGGILENVNAYQPNDKPQRTLVLIKPENFRFPTGRPGNMIDFFSRSGLFIIAVKLHRMSVAQAVDFYGPVREVLRTKLKDVVGAKARAAIEKEMGLRLGPEQEQQLGNVVGPVFGDAQFENIVRFMSGRAPSETTPEEQKKPGTEKCIALVYEGVEAVRKIRDILGPTDPSKAPPGSIRREFGQTIMVNAAHASDSEENARREIEIVKMGENGFRHIVEQFYGRPVEAGRG; encoded by the coding sequence ATGCCGCAGGAACTCGCCTACGTCATCATAACGCCCTATTCGTTGTACAAGTCGCGCACCGGCGGCATTCTGAGCCGGTTGATTACTCGGACTGGCCTGGAAATGGTGGGGGCGCGCATGTTTGCCCCCAGCCCCGAGTTGGTGAAGGAATACTCGGACCAGACCATCTCAGCCAATGACCCCCAGGACCGGCAAATCCAGGAGCTGATTTACAGGTACATCCTCCAGAACTTTTCAGCCGATCCCAAGTCCGGTCGGCGGCGGCGCGTTATGATGTTGCTCTTTCAGGGCGAAGACGCGGTGCGCAAGACCCGCTCGGTCGTTGGCAATATCAGCGCGGACCGGCGCGGTGGCGAGACCATCCGCGATACCTACGGCGACCTCATCATGGATGAAAACGGCCAGGTCCGTTATTTCGAGCCGGCAGTACTGGCCGCCCCAACTCCCGACGAGGCCGAAGCGAAGCTGCGAATCTGGGCCCGCTATTCCGATAAGGACGGCGGCATTCTCGAAAACGTAAACGCTTATCAGCCCAACGATAAGCCCCAGAGAACCCTGGTGCTGATTAAGCCGGAGAATTTCCGTTTTCCAACCGGGCGGCCCGGCAATATGATCGATTTTTTCTCCCGCAGCGGGTTGTTTATCATTGCAGTTAAGCTGCATCGCATGAGCGTGGCTCAGGCTGTCGATTTCTATGGACCGGTCCGTGAAGTCCTGCGGACCAAACTGAAGGATGTGGTTGGCGCAAAAGCCCGAGCAGCGATTGAAAAGGAGATGGGTCTGCGGCTCGGGCCGGAGCAGGAACAACAGCTCGGCAACGTGGTGGGCCCCGTTTTCGGCGATGCGCAGTTCGAAAATATCGTCCGGTTTATGTCCGGACGCGCCCCCTCCGAAACCACTCCTGAAGAACAGAAAAAACCGGGTACCGAGAAGTGCATTGCGCTGGTATATGAAGGAGTGGAAGCGGTGCGCAAAATCCGCGATATTCTTGGCCCCACAGACCCCTCGAAGGCCCCGCCGGGCTCTATTCGGCGCGAATTTGGCCAGACTATCATGGTCAACGCCGCCCACGCGAGCGACTCGGAAGAAAACGCTCGCCGTGAGATAGAGATTGTAAAGATGGGCGAGAATGGTTTCCGCCACATAGTCGAACAGTTCTACGGGCGCCCGGTAGAGGCTGGCCGGGGCTAA
- the frr gene encoding ribosome recycling factor: protein MDDFLLDAEDKMNKTELVVVNEFTGVRTGKASPALVENIMVEVYGAQMRIRELAGITTPEPRTLTIQPWDANSLHSIEKAIQKSNLGLTPSIQGRVIRLFFPELSEERRQEFVKIVRKFAEDGRVAIRHVRRDAMEQLKKHAHDSGITEDDVKHAEKELQKLTDEYIGKIDQHLGSKEKEIMTV from the coding sequence CTGGACGACTTTCTACTGGATGCGGAAGACAAGATGAACAAGACCGAACTGGTGGTGGTCAATGAGTTTACGGGCGTCCGCACGGGCAAGGCCTCTCCGGCGCTAGTGGAGAATATCATGGTGGAAGTCTATGGGGCGCAAATGCGCATCCGCGAGCTGGCTGGCATTACGACTCCCGAACCGCGCACGCTAACCATTCAGCCCTGGGACGCCAACTCCCTCCACTCGATAGAAAAGGCAATCCAAAAAAGCAATCTCGGGCTCACTCCCTCGATTCAAGGGCGCGTCATTCGCTTGTTCTTTCCTGAATTGAGCGAGGAGCGGCGCCAGGAATTCGTCAAGATCGTGCGCAAATTTGCCGAGGACGGGCGAGTGGCTATCCGCCACGTGCGACGGGATGCCATGGAGCAGCTTAAAAAGCACGCGCACGACAGTGGCATCACCGAGGATGATGTCAAGCACGCCGAGAAAGAGCTTCAAAAGCTGACCGACGAGTACATCGGCAAAATTGATCAGCACCTGGGCAGCAAGGAAAAAGAAATCATGACAGTTTGA
- the phoU gene encoding phosphate signaling complex protein PhoU: MLRFDQELAELKNLLLTMASHAELAVKQAVEALVKRDYDLALRVRADDTVIDRFEIDVDEMSIRLLAKAPLASDLRLIAVVMKISQNLERVGDEATKIAKRARDLSQEPPLKLVIPLPQMAQLALQLLQSSLDAFVNQDAPMARALIPRDKEVDAMNKDIHRQLADYMITNPDSVNRCLHWMVAVKSLERIADHAKNVAEEVVYLCEAEDIRHSGTAAAVQTERQE; this comes from the coding sequence ATGCTGCGCTTTGACCAGGAATTGGCTGAATTGAAAAACCTGCTGCTGACGATGGCCAGCCATGCGGAATTGGCGGTCAAACAGGCTGTCGAGGCGCTCGTCAAACGCGATTACGATCTGGCTCTGCGCGTTCGGGCTGATGACACTGTCATCGATCGGTTCGAAATCGATGTCGATGAAATGTCCATTCGCCTTTTGGCCAAAGCCCCCCTTGCCAGCGACCTGCGCCTCATTGCCGTCGTCATGAAAATCTCCCAGAACCTCGAACGCGTTGGCGACGAAGCGACCAAGATTGCCAAGCGCGCGCGCGACCTGAGCCAGGAGCCTCCCTTGAAGCTCGTCATCCCCCTGCCTCAAATGGCGCAACTGGCCCTCCAATTACTTCAAAGTTCTTTGGATGCCTTTGTCAACCAGGACGCCCCCATGGCCCGGGCATTGATTCCCCGAGACAAAGAGGTCGATGCAATGAACAAAGACATCCACCGGCAGTTGGCCGATTACATGATCACAAACCCCGATAGTGTCAACCGGTGCCTGCATTGGATGGTGGCGGTTAAAAGCCTCGAACGCATCGCCGATCATGCCAAAAACGTCGCCGAGGAAGTCGTGTACCTTTGTGAAGCCGAGGACATTCGGCACTCCGGCACAGCGGCAGCGGTTCAAACCGAGAGGCAGGAATAG